One window of Aphelocoma coerulescens isolate FSJ_1873_10779 chromosome 17, UR_Acoe_1.0, whole genome shotgun sequence genomic DNA carries:
- the POLE3 gene encoding DNA polymerase epsilon subunit 3 translates to MAERPEDLNLPNAVITRIIKEALPDGVNISKEARSAISRAASVFVLYATSCANNFAMKGKRKTLNAGDVLSAMEEMEFQRFVAPLKESLEVYRREQKGKKEARKDKDKKADSEEQDKSREEDNDDDDERMEEEEQNDEEEVDN, encoded by the exons ATGGCGGAGAGACCGGAGGACCTGAACCTGCCCAACGCCGTCATCACCCGCATCATCAAGGAGGCG CTTCCTGATGGAGTCAATATTTCCAAAGAAGCCCGGAGTGCGATCTCCCGAGCAGCGAGTGTGTTTGTGCTGTATGCAACATCATG TGCAAATAACTTTGCCatgaaggggaagaggaaaaccCTGAATGCTGGGGACGTGCTCTCTGCCATGGAGGAGATGGAGTTCCAGAGATTCGTGGCCCCTCTGAAGGAGTCCCTGGAAG tTTACAGGCgtgagcagaaaggaaagaaagaggccaGGAAAGATAAAGACAAGAAGGCAGACTCAGAGGAGCAAGATAAGAGCCGAGAGGAGGACAATGATGACGATGACGAAAGGATGGAGGAGGAAGAACAAAACGATGAGGAAGAGGTGGACAACTGA